The stretch of DNA TGGCACAAGGCAAATGCTGTGTGCAAATTAGGAAGAAACTAGAGCTCTCTCTCAGCTGTTCATGTACCTAGACAGAGGTCCGTAGGAGTGTGAATGCTTggcatcttctctataaaaccccTAGTAGACTATTCTAGTGACTGGTCGAGTCAAAGCAGTGATACCTCCAACAATCTAAAATGCATCACTTCTATGGCTATTAGTGTCTGGGACAtcactttagggctcattcacgcaTACTGGAATTGCTGTGGATTTTCCTTCCAGGTGGGGATTCCTAAAGCAGATCGTTCTACTGCTTGCTGCTCTTGCCCACGGTTCTCACGGCTCCTGCTGCAATGCACCAGAACTGTAAGAGCTAAAGAGAATCTGATAGACTCTTCTGCAAGTAGTAAATTACTCTGCAGTCACATCACTTCATGGACAGGAAAGGCTGGGGATAGTAAATCATTCTCCTGTATGTGATCTGTTACCTTGCAGCACTGGACCATGAagcaggagctggaggcttctctCCTACAAGGCTCTCATGCTTTGGCACCAAGTACGGTAAATGTGAGAGCTGTGGGAAAGAGGAGCCGGCAGCTCCGGCTTCATATAGTCCAGTGCTGAGAGAGAACAGATCACATACAGAAGGGTGAACACTTAGCCATTCACTGCACATACACAGTCGGCAGCAGAGGAGACTGAACATTATAATAATGCACGGGACAAGGCCTCTATCCTGGAAGTCTATGTGTCGTCCAACCTAGAAGATGATGACAAGTGGGGAACGCAGAGAACGAAGGAGCTGGAACACATCAGCAGGGAGCGGATAAATATGCTTCTCTCAGCAAATCCAACAAGGTCAGGGGTGATTATGGTGGAGGGTTTAGCCAGAAAAgtctttttaaagggaatgtgtcatcagaaaatgacctattgtttaaatcatgtttaccTTACTTATATAGAATTTTTTAATCatgttaatttttaattttccatgtcactatatttaaGCAAAAACCatgaaatcctgcagtttttcgcactggccactaaacccaataggcgccacttcttggtctataccagggatgctcaaccagctgttgcaaaactacaactcccagcatgccctaatagctgtaggctgtccaggcatgctgggggttgtagttttgcaacagctggagggccgcaggttgggcatccctggtctatacagatcattttactgcagttacctgcttatctgtcattctaatcctgcctgtaaataTATCACCTCTgtttatagataagacaggatccaccattcacaataggcgattgtcaaagcttatcggttctttccttgtacaatgacctctgcacaggtcacagaacatgcctagaaaacgctCCCATAGAGGTCAATGAGTTCCCCTCTTTGatagtgtctatggcccatggggctgccgtaaagcaatttttttttaatgctttctaaGAACAGCTGAGGCAAGATTGCCGCCCTCATAATCATGCTctggaaatagaataaataaatctacaaatcagaaaataaaatcagatttaaaaaaaataaaaaaaaataaaataaaataaagggctgTGTGTTGAATATTATTAATAGTAATAAAATACCGGTGGTGCTCTCAGTACTGTACAATTTAGTCTACTGAGATGCCACCTCGttccatgtgactgctgcagagaATCATAGGCTACAGTGATCTCCTGGAACAAGAAGTCTTGGCCAATTTCAACAGCTGAATTCTACAAGCAAATCTACAGCTACACATTTCCCCCAGCAATAACGCTACCTATGGACGTACCCTTGGAGTGGCTCTGCAGAGATCAAAACCTAGTATCTTTGGGGCTGAGCggcgatatcaagcacagccgctatacaatgtaccgcgatgtgcttggtgagctgagagaaggctgcagcgctactctgagcaccgctgccttctcaaaccgctgatcggcaggggtcctgggtgacggacacctatccagaggacagctcACCAGtatataaaagtctcagaaaacccttttaaataaaaCTATTTTAATAAGGAAACCTGAGTAAATGAGATTGTTTGAGTTTTTACAGCATTTCAGAAACCATAAACTTGTTTCACATTATACTCCAATAAGCAGAAACCATCAATGTGACAAACATGGCAGCTGCTTCCGTAACCCATGCAAGCCTGGTATTCGTTAGCTTCCATCACTCACCTTATCAATACAAGGCTTCACACCAATCATAATGCAATCTCCAAAAACCTTGCCGTCTTTACTTAACGCTTTCCTCGCCTGCAGCTTTGACTGGTACTGTATGTGCATCCAGTTCCCTGCATTTGACATCTGTAAATGTAATAAAGCGTTAAAAGCGACGGAATTTGGAGAGTTCACCGAACCGCTGTTATACCGTTGAAAATGCTCCTTACCACATGTTTCACTATATTCCCATACTGAGCAAACTGCAGCAAAATGTAAGAGGCCGAGGCTTGAGGAAACCTAAAACACAGATGGTGCCCGCATTAGTTTCAATAGTAAAAAAGTTATATGACCAACGCAATGTGACAGACATGGCAGCATACCGCCAAACTATTTGTACAGATCCCTAAACACATGCTAAAACTAAGGGGTAGTGCTaaacactaaaaaaataaaagaatcggCAAATAGAGGCGAGAAACACATTCGTGCAAAAATAAACCATACTAAAAAGGATAACATAAGTAAAAACCATAAAGTAAATTGCTTCTCCCATCCCAAGGAGACCAGTCAGTCATTCACATAAGAAACAAGAACTGGGTCAGCGCGGCAAGCTGACATGTTAGATGACACCGCTTACCCGAATACTGTAACCCAAGTATCATCTAGTTGGTCATCAGATGTCAAAGCATCGCCTTGTGTGTAAAACGGATCTAGCTGGGCAGGAGATAGCGTTCCCTTCCTGGTTTGCACAAAGGTTGCAGGGCTAAAAACATTTGCAGCTGTTTAAAAGAAAAATGCCAAAAGTTTAACACATTTGGTATACACAAAGtacttcacagcagctggagtgccacagGTTGCCCACCCCTGCGTGGGCTATGGTCACTTTCACATGGATgtatcttagggctcatgcatttcGTTACGCGTCCGTTCCGgcttttttgcggcccgtatgcggaaccatttatttgaatagatcccccccccccaaaaaaaaaataagaagttactctgtgtccgtatagcaaaaaaaaaatagaacacgtcttgtccgcattacggacaaggataggactgttctattaggggccagctgttccgttccgcaaaatacggaatgcacacggacatccatattttttgcggaccgcagaatacatacagtcatgtgcatgtaaAGTAAAAACTAGGAGAAGGACCAAAATTAAAATTTAACTGAAGTCTCCATttgaaaatactgacgtgtgaaaatAAAGACGACATTAAACGAGAAAACCTTATGCTTCCTTTTCTATAGAGCAGGGCGGGTATTTTCCTACAAATCATGAAATCCACTTACACTACAAGGATGACACCTAGTGACCACATTGAAGAAGTGAACAGCAATCCCTTCACATTCATCCTCTCTTTGGTctaagacagggatgcccaacctgcagccctcctgctgttgcaaaactacaactcccagcatgcctggacagcctacagcagggcatggtgagagttgtagttttgcaacagctggtttGGCATCCCTGGTCAAAAGATGATAAGGATTATCTATGGTGGAACGGTCCCGAGCTGGGTAAGACTTACCTGCACATGGTGTAGATGGCGTTACCCCTGTGTGAGACATCTGCGCTGTAGAGAAGTTGGCCTATATGAGAATAGGAAACAAAACGGGAAATCACAAGGTAACATGACGCATACAGAAATGAGCATTTCTAATGGCAAACACCAGTACAGGGCTGCGACCCCCTAAGGTACAGCCAAGTGTTCAGGTTTCCCGATGCAGTttcggaagccaaaaccagggcaCTCAATTCAGCCCAAATGCCAAGATTCAGACCCCGATCAGATATGTATGTGACCTACGCATTGTTTgatggacattaaaggggttttccacgatGACTATGATTTTTAAGAGTCAAAAGCGGCTGGGCAGCACTGCAAACAATAGTAGAACAAAGTAGAAAAAGCGGTGCCAGCGGCTGTGGCCGTGATCCTCCCGTCAAaccataaatgaaaaaagaaattcCACGCCACTTCCCAAAACAGATACGGGTTTATTTcaccagatgcaacgtttcggttctccctCTGAAACCTTGACTGCaggcactgcttgaaaaaggtttcagagggagaaccgaaacgttgcacctGGTGAAATAAACCcgtatcttttatttatttttttcccaaatcctttattattttctggaaCAAATATACAAATTTTCATATCAACCAGTTAAAATTTACAAATATACTTTATACAAGTTAATACACTTGTTccttttaactcaccccatcccttTTGCTTCCCTGCTGCGGGGTCCATCCGCATTTTAATAACTACCTTAACTTCTGTTTCCAGAAATTCCAAATATAAGGGACCCTGGGGGCCTGAAGCGAGTAAGGGAGCCTGCCCCCGCAGGAGCATTCACTCCAATTTCCTTGTCATTCTTCTATAGGCCTCAATAGTGTCTAGCCGAGCCCTCCATTCATTAAAGCTAGGGCTATTCTTCGTACCCCAATATTTAATTATCAAGGCCTTTGCGACCATAAAACTTTCCATGCTAACTCGTAATTGGTAGGGGGTCAGTTCAGAGGGGGGGGAAAGACCCAATATTGCCTGCGTAAAACTTCGCTTCAATTTGatcttatatcttttatatagtTCCTCATAGATGCTAGTCCAATACCCCCACACTTCCCGACAATCCCATAGTAGGTGACTTAACTCCGCATTTTCTGACGAACATTTCCAGCACAGGTCCTTCCTTTCCTTGTATATCTTGGTGAGGAAGGAGGGGGAGTAGTATAGGCGGTGAACAATCTTGAACTGTATCAATCTGTATTTCTGAGAGATCgatactttttttatgttttgatatACGATATCCCATTCCAAGCTGTTCCCCTCGCCCAATTCAGCTTCCCAGCCTCCCTCACTTTTAAATGTGGTTATTTCCCCCAAACAGTCCCGGAGTTTCTGATATATTTGAGAGAGTGTAAGTTGAGTATCCTTAAATCTAAAACAATAGTCCAAAAAGGGGCTTGTCCTAATGGCCAATAAATTTTTGTCCTGAGTGCTCATATATGCGTGACTAATTTGTGCATACCTATATCTATCTACAAAGGACGGTATACCTTTTATTAGTGCATCTAAAGGAATAATATTACCATGTGATATTATATGAGTTAAGCGGTTAATTCCGCGTGAATTCCAATATTTATAGTCTACAATTGACTTAAATTCTTTTAAATTATAATTGTGCCAAAGTGGAGTAAAGTGTGTAGGGAATGTctcacccaataatttttttatcttattCCAAACCTTGTTTAGTGTATCACTGATCAAACATAGTTTTTTCCTCATGTCCAAATGGCCAGTCTCCAAGACAGAAAAAATGTCCCCATATGGCCCCTGGAAATCCCTTGAAAGGATACCCAACAGCAAAGCAGCCTGACTttctgccctcccccctcccaaacACCCGTATCTATTTTgggaagtgccgtggaatttcctTTTTCATTTATGATTTTTAAGAGAGAGGCCCGTGTAGTTTCTTAGCTCATGTAAATCTCCGATGCTTTTCCCAATCTGGATTCTCCTGACCATCTTTACAGTGTAAATATATCACTCTGGTTGGTTTTCACCCCATAGGTAGCACTTCCTGTCGctatatccaaccaaacccatgatgcacgtcTCCATTCTCTACCACAGCTCTAGCATAGCCCCCAGGCTAGTTTATATCTCCTCCCCTATCACTACCTATGGACATAGCTCAGGAAATAAGAGCGAGCTGCTTGGACATgaccatgtgaccacagcccagaacggaagATAGAAGCAATAAAGGTGAAGGAAATACATTATAAAATTACAGCTATCCTCATAATGCATgatgcaaacaggaaaatacctttaaaaaataaataaggaaaTCTATTTACCAGCTTTCTGGAACTTAAAGGTGTAGAGCCAAGACCGGGGCTTAGAACGTCATCATAAATACTTGAAACTGGAGGTGCACCACTCTTATCTTTATGAGCTGGAACCACAGGCTGCGGTGGAGAACTCCCTAAAAGAAAACAGTGACACCCCCGCAAATTGTGTTAAACGGAGTACAGCCCGATTCACGTGTTATTCTAAAAGGGTCGGCCCCTATACATCGCAAActgcatgtgctgtccgcatcttttgtggacctgttaaaatgaatgggtccgcatcccatcCACatatgtggatcggatgcggaccgaaaccatggttgtgtgcatgaggcccaagtgGAAGTAAGCAGCACTGATTTCTTTTTGGGTGAAATATACATGGCTGTGTGAACAAAAAAGTCGAAAATAAATTACCTCCCATCAACGGTGATCGCAACTCCATTACTCCCAAGGATGGACGAAGCTGTGGCGTTACAGGTGTTTGAATATCACCCATGAGAAAACCAGGCAGAAATTGAGCACCCCCACCAGGCTTTGGAGATGTCGGTGAACCCAGCGCCATTGGTTCGCCACCTGTTAAAAAGgggaaaaagaaaatatgtaAGTTAATTCCAAAATGGGGGCGTTGAATCTCTTCAGATCGTtcacttatggggtcatttatcaaactggtgtaaagtagaaactgcttatttgcccatagcaaccaatcagattccacctttaaatttatgacagctcttttggaaaattcaaggtggaatctgattggttgctatgggaaactaagccggttctactttacacccaGCTTCAGTTAGAACAGGCACTGCTGGGGCCATTGTAATGGACAGGGGCAGATTAGGAACTTCAACTGGGCAGCAGGTGGCATAAACATGAACAGGTGGGCTCAGCAAACTGGCAGCTATAGCCACACGGGTGTTGGGAGGGGGCAGTGCAGAGAtacactggaatacccctttaaagggactgtccgtttttttttaaagtgtacctaaactgtTGAATACGCtttactaaggctagtttcacacttgtggcaggacggatccgacatgctgtttagcatgtcggatccgtcctgtggctgttcgccgtgcccccgctccgtccccattgactataatggggatgggggcggagctccggcgcagcacggcggtgcacggagaaagccgccggactaaaaaacctgacatgcagtaattttagtccggcggccttaagccgtgcaccgccgtgctgcgccggagctccgcccccatccccattatagtcaatggggacggagcggcggcccgggggcacggcgaaacagccgcaggacggatccgacatggtgaacagcctgtcggatccgtcctgccgcaagtgtgaaaataccctaaaaccTATTATAAATGTTATTAAATGAACGTTTAGAACATACTTTTTTTACGTTTTCCTTTCACAATAGGGTAACCTGAAGTTCAGGTGTCTATGGCACTTTGGAATCCGCACACTGCTGACATGCCTGCGGTGTATTGGTGTATTGGTTCCATTGTGGGGCTGGAGTGAGCGATGTACAGGCAGGAGTACACATGGCTTCCCCTGGCATCGTACATCCCATGTGCTAGATCAGGCTTTAGAGGTGCAGGCAGCAGCcatgtgctatgcagagctccTGCCTGCACTCGTTCCACTCGGCTAAAAGCCTTGCACACCAGTAGTTAGAAATAAAGAATCTGTACTCTCCTCCACTGATCACCCCCTCTTAAGGCCATCAGCAGGCCGCCAtgaggacaagcctccctagcatcacccgcaatgctagggaggctcgttcccatcgcGGCCTGCTGATGCATTCTTATATGTACTCTCCGATTGTGTTTAGAAGGCCAGAGCATTGTACAAAACATGCACTTTTTACGTTTTGAGTCACCCCCGTCTCctcagattgtaagctcctgcgagcagggccctcattcctcttgttttaattgtaaaAGGGTCATTCTCATCTCAGACAGGATATGGCGCCAATGTcccataggtgcgggtctcacctctgggaatgaatggaggacgggcgcgcatgtgcagtgccccCTCCGGGACTTTGGGGGGTCCATTCTAAGTATAGGAGCTGGGCCCAGAGGtggtgcacctatcagacattggggggcattttgctagaatatgccaccaatgtctgagaagGGAAAAACCGTTTAACTTGTTTTACTATGTAATGTCAAGAAGGAGCATACTTACCCGCTGCCCAGCTCCTTCCCTGGGCTCCCTGGAtgtaaagggagcaggtcactgctatgggcagcgattggctgcagcagcgtcaAATATGAAGTTTACATCTAGGTAGCCCAGTGGGACCAGGGCCGGTAAGCAGGTAAATAAGCTTCCCTTCACA from Bufo bufo chromosome 7, aBufBuf1.1, whole genome shotgun sequence encodes:
- the NUP35 gene encoding nucleoporin NUP35 isoform X1 produces the protein MSAFSLELLGGEPMALGSPTSPKPGGGAQFLPGFLMGDIQTPVTPQLRPSLGVMELRSPLMGGSSPPQPVVPAHKDKSGAPPVSSIYDDVLSPGLGSTPLSSRKLANFSTAQMSHTGVTPSTPCAAANVFSPATFVQTRKGTLSPAQLDPFYTQGDALTSDDQLDDTWVTVFGFPQASASYILLQFAQYGNIVKHVMSNAGNWMHIQYQSKLQARKALSKDGKVFGDCIMIGVKPCIDKSIMDSGEKTSVSSVFTSPVTALGTPTQQMGTPRSGMRPLSAAYRVPANDYQVLSDKQTPKKDESLVSKAMEFVFGW
- the NUP35 gene encoding nucleoporin NUP35 isoform X2, coding for MALGSPTSPKPGGGAQFLPGFLMGDIQTPVTPQLRPSLGVMELRSPLMGGSSPPQPVVPAHKDKSGAPPVSSIYDDVLSPGLGSTPLSSRKLANFSTAQMSHTGVTPSTPCAAANVFSPATFVQTRKGTLSPAQLDPFYTQGDALTSDDQLDDTWVTVFGFPQASASYILLQFAQYGNIVKHVMSNAGNWMHIQYQSKLQARKALSKDGKVFGDCIMIGVKPCIDKSIMDSGEKTSVSSVFTSPVTALGTPTQQMGTPRSGMRPLSAAYRVPANDYQVLSDKQTPKKDESLVSKAMEFVFGW